The genomic window tcctcctcctgacccTCAGTGGTCTCTCCTTTACCTACTGCTGCTTCTTTAACTGTCTCCAggtcactctcctcctccccagttCCTGTCTCGTCCTCATCATCTTCCACCTCATCTTCCCCTGTGTTGTCGCCagtctcctcagcctcctcttcctcttcagccttgtcactctcctcctcatttCTATCACACTCACATTGGCATTCtgcctcaccctcctcctcctcctcctcatttcctTGTGCCCCCTCTTCTCCTGTTTCCTCACCTTCTTTCTCTACCTCCTCTTGCTCCTTACCATCTTCActattttcctctctttctaccttctcctcttcttctgtctgaccctcaccctcctcctcctctccatttcCTTGTGCGCCCTCTTCTCCGGTTTCCTCACCTTCTTTCACTCCCTCTTCCTGCTCTTTACCATCTTCActattttcctccttttctacCTTTTCCTCATCTTCTGTCTGACCCTCAgcttcttcctcgtcctcctctgggATCATATCCtctaacacaaacactgctTTAATGTCctcctttgtttcctcctcctcctcctcctcttcctcctgcactACCTCCAaattcctcccctcctcaccttccAGCTCCGCAGACTGGTGCACGGCTACAGGCGCAGGCTCTGGGCTTTTCTTCAGCTGAAGTATCTTAAGAAGGTCAAACTCCATCGCCACTGGTGCGTTGGCCGCCAATGGGTTCACCACGAGAGGCCGGGCATCCATTTTCTTGCGGACACAAGCATCGCAGGGGCAGTACTCATCATCACTTCGCTGGTCACTGAAAtcaccctccatctctccatcactgACAGAGTCAGTGGTTTTCACGGATTGGTTCTTCATGACCTGAAAAATACACGAAACATCATCTTTCTGaactcaagcagcagagtattTCTAGAAATACAGAATATTAATGTTACCTTTAAAATCCGACGCCTCTTCTCCGTCACGGTGGACTCCCTGGAGAGGTGCGCTCCCTGAGGGGGCCGGGGCGACCGTCCTCCTCTGCCCGCTCGGCCCTTAATCTTCCTTATCTCACGTTCGATGCTGCTCTGGATGCGTCGACTCACCTCCTCCTTGAGCTCAGACATCATGGTGTCCAGGATGAGGCTGTCGTCCAGGTCCCAGCGAACTTTAAACTCTGCCATGGCGTTGATGTAGTGGTTGATGAACTgtttctccagcttcttcagaAGGTGCAGGACCCACACTGGATCGGGGTCTTGGGACAGTTTTTCGGACAGAGGCGCTCGCAGGACAGTCGAGGGTGTTCCTGAGCTGGTGTCGTCCAGCGGCTCCTGCTCGTTGTCGGTGGGGGACTTGGAGCTGTCGTTGGCAGAGCTCTTGTCCGAGGATGACGGGTTCTCCGTGGCTTTCGGGCTGTCCAGGCTTTGAGGGAGTGTACTTTGATCTTCACTCGGCACCTGCACCTCGGGTAAAGATTCAATCTCCTTCGGAGGTGTTTCGTGTCCGTCTTTATTTCCATTCTCCTTTCCCGACCCGCCGGAGCCACTGCTCATTCCCACCCCGGATGAGGACCTCGGTGGAGTCACCTGCTCCTTGCCGATGTCTTTGCCCTTCTTGAACTCAGTGTCACTGGGCCCAGTGAGCCAGAGCGACTGGAGGATGGTCATGATCTCGTCATACTGGTGGTTAGGGTTTTTCTGCAGGTCACGACCAGGGCTCAGTGCCGGCTCGATGAGCTGGAGCTGGGCCAAACTGTCCAGGAGCCCTCTGGCTGACGTGCTCAATCGACGGCCGTAAACTGGAGACACCTACAGAAGACAGCAAGTATATCAATTATCCACATGTTACATTATCTGTTTATCTAGTTTATAAGTCCAAGCTACTCTtggataaaaaacacattaacagcaTTGTTTGTGGCTTTCACTATGAGGCTTATAATAGTTaaagaggactgttgggccttggcaaaGATTGATAATTTCATTTCAAAGACATGAAACTGAACCTTGACGGGTTTAACCAGAAATGgaacaaaataatgatttgatCACATTCTGGGGCAAAGTAACAAAAAGTCCTTGAAATACCTCTGGCAAACTTCGGCATCGGCCCAGAGAAGAACTCAGAAGAACCTTCATCACAGCCACAGACGGATGTAAGTTCCTGGCCAGTGAGTCAGCACTTTCCAGCCCAGTGGGGCAAGACGCCACCGTTTCATCACCTGGAGCTGGATCTGaattctgcttctcctctgactcaaccttctcctcctcatcaactTTATCGTCTTCAGGACTCTCCTCCACCtgtgccacctcctcctctccaggttTCTCCTGCGCCTCCTGCTCGCCCTCTTCCAGCTCGTCGCCCAGTGCCAGCATGCTGCTGTTGGCAGGAATGCTCCGCAGCCAGTCGTTCACAACCTCGTTGGGGGAAGCGTTTGGCAGACAGGCAGGTGTGAGGTCGGGCTTTTTCTCCTTCTGGTTCCTTTTTCTCTGACTCTTTGGGCTTTTCTCGCCCCCCGTTCGGTCACTGGTTTTGCTGGCCTTCGACTCTGGCCTGTCCGGACACGCAGTCATGGTTTCCTTCAGCAGGTCGGCAGCGgacacagagtgagacagagtggTCTCACTCTCCACTTTGCTGCCTGGTCTGGAGTCAGGCAGGGCACAGGGGTCCGAGGATTTGACGAGTGTCTCCACGTCACCACCGTTGCTTCCTGCTTTAGATCTGGACTCACGGCCTTTGACTGATCTGACTTTCGTTTTGGAGCCTGATTGAGCTGAAGCTGCAGATTCAGGCCTGAGGCAACAGGGACTCTTGGAGTGGGCACTGGCTGCAACGTCTTCTTGCCCTTTGACCTCACTGATGTTTCCAGCGTCGTTACTTGATGAATCTCCAACCGGGGTTTTTGCTGCATTGGCACTTGCAGGGGATTTGTTCCGAACTTTAGCACTTGATGATGACATTGAAGATGAGgttctgttgttgttggcgCTCAGATTTATAGTTTTTGACTCACTTTCCGTTTGAAGGTTATTTTCTGTCACTTTGGCGCTACGGCTAGGTGAGGACTTTTGGGATCTGCCACTTTTGGTAGAAATTGCACTGGCTGCTCTTTCTGCGTTTTGCTCTCCACCGTCTTCTTCATCTCGACCATCACCCCCTCCTGGAGTTTTTATCGTGGGGATATCGACATCTTTCTTCACAGCAGAGCCCCTCTGGGTTTTAGGACCCTCAGATGCTGCCGTCTTCACTCGGCCTTTACTCTCAGTgtttgtgcaaaatgaaaaactggACTTCCCACTGTCTGAATCAGCTGCTTCTTGGTCTTCTGGCAACCCGAGAGAGACTGAGCCTGATGAGCATCGACTCAACGGCTGCTCGGTGCCTCCTGaatccctcctctgtctcttggAGGAGGATGATAAGACGCTTGCAGCCTGTTCAGAAGCCTCCTCATCATTTCCCTCCTTCTGATCCTcccctgaagctgctccacagCGACATTTGGAGCGGCCAGATTTAGCCGAGGTTGCAGAGCTAACTGACAAAGCACTGGAACCTCTCATCTCCCCCAAACCGGAGCCAGGCACCAACTGTCGTGCAGAGGATTGACGACTTCTTGGTGCGGCTGGAGCTTTACGTCCACTATGATTGGATGAAACATGAGATTTTTCAGATTTAGCTGATGCAGCGCTTGGAGCTCTCTCTGTcgtctcttttccttcttcctcaaCCTCCTCGGCCGAGTTAATGGTAACAGCATTTGGACCCGGTGACGCCGATTGGAGATTGGACCGTGCTGACGATTTGGACTTGACAGACATGGCACTGGCAACCCGCTCTTCGGTCTCAGTTGGCTGCTCGTCTCCatgtggagaagctgcagagcaCTTGGACTTCCTGGACTTCCCAGACGCAGCACTAGGACTTCTGTCCACGTCTGTCTTTGAATGGTGGGACTTCTCAGAGAGAGCTGATTTACCAGATAAAACACTGGCAGTCCGCTCATTAGCATCTCCTGTATTCTTATTGGACATTTTGGATCTATGAGACATTGTGGACCGGGCGCTGGCTCTGTCTGGctcatgttgtgtttcttcttccaccatctcaccttgtgtctcctctggttcctcttcTACCTTTGAGCTCAGAGATGCCTCAGTTTCATTCCCTTCGCAGTGAGACTTGCGTGACTTCGAGGACTTTACAGACCCATTTGTTGATTTGACTGATCTGGCAGACATTTGACTTGCTGGCCTTTCCTCCCCCTGAGCCTCTGCCCTGGGCGATAGTGACCTCTCtgaagctttggtggacttatGGGAATTATTAGACTTGACCGACAGATTAGACTTGACTGACATGGCACTCGCTGTTCTGTTCTGCCCGTCtgttccttcttcctctcttgttGCCTCCTCGGCACCTGGAGATTTAACTTGTGCACAGCGACTGCACGCAGACCTGTGAGAAGCGTTTGACTTTGCTGTCACATTTGATTTCGCCGACAGGGCACTATGGGGTCTTTCAGAAAGGCTACTGGGAGATTTTTTGCGTGTCACCTCCTCTTCAACAGCTGTATTGTCAGTTGGGGAGGCAGCGTTACTTTTTAATGGACAGTTGGACTTGTGAGATTTGACTGAAGTGCCGGTCTTTGCTGAAACACCAGATTTGACTGACAACGAGCTGAttgctctctctccatcatttTCTGCCTCGGCTTCCTTTGTTGTTCTCGCGTCAGGTGTTTTAGACTTCCTGGACCTGGCAGACATGTTGCTGaggctcctcccctcctctttgtCCACTATGACACCAGTGGCCCCATTACGACCAGACCTGTGTGACCTATTGGACGTGTGGCTTGCTGCTGAGATGGCACTCGTagccctttcttcttcttttacttCAGGACTGGATGCTCTGGAAACGGCACTAGATGCTCTGCACTCCAAGACGTTTGATTCTGCAGAGTTGCGGCCACAGTTGGTGAGGTTGGACTTGTTGGATTGTGTTGACCCGGCTGAATCCTCCGAGGTGTCATCATTACTGTCGCTGGAGCCGTTCTCCTTCTTGTGTTGCGGTGAACCAGGGTTTGAAGTGGCTCCTTGTTTGCAGCCGCCACAGTCGGGGCACACAGTCGATGCCCCGGATTTCTTAGAGCTTGTTGAAAGTCCTGTGCGACCAGACCTGCAAGAGGCTCTGCTCACTTTGGACTTGGAGCTGGGGGCCCGATCCATCTCCTCTGCTTCAGCTGTTGGAAGTTGCGTGACGGATCCACAGCAACAGGAAGAAGCTGCAGACACTGCGctgctcgctctctcttccccgcCCTTGTGCTTTTTAACTGTTGAGATTTTGCTTGATGGAGATGGTGATGGTTCATCGCTGTGGTGGCACCGTGAAGCGCTGGGTGgcaggtcctcctcctcctcatcctgatCCTCCTCTAATGACTGCAGGACATTTGAGGAGCAGCTGACTGCAGACTGTGGACGCTCCTGCTCTTCCTCGAtcatcacctcttcctcccctgACTTGCTGCTGAGAGGTCGATGGTTGCTGTCTCTGGTGACCACTTCGCTGCGGCTGTGACACCGGCTCACCCTGCATACCTCAATGTGATTGTCTCCGTCCTGCTCCACCTCTACTGTGTGTTCAACCTGCTCCGTCACACACATCTCCTGCTGGATCAGCTGGCTCTGCTCTGAGCCTGATCCGCCTCCGCAGCTGGAGAGCTGAGCTCGACGGTGCACCACTCTCCTGGAAttacaggaagaagaagagcttgAGGAGTTGGTGTGTCTCCTTCTGGTGTGGCTGGACGTGAGTGGATGGGGGGGTGGGACCAGAGGCTGTTTGCGGGTGTGTGCTGGATTCTCCCACAAGTCGTAGTGCTGCTCTGGTCGCTGGTAACAGCAGGGGCAGTGGTTTGCTTCCAATGCATGCTGCACAGGTTGGCTGGAGTAATCCACGACCTCCGGGTCGAATGACATGGAATCCGGATCGGAACAGCTTTCTGATTGGCCATTGTTCAGGTAGTGGGGCTGGACCTGGCTCAGGGGACAACAGTCATTGGTCAGAGATGGGGATTTTTTAATCTGCGTGGACCAGTGGACGGTCTCATCGTTGTGGAGGCGAAAGCGGACCCTCATCTCGACCGAGAGGCTGCCGTCTTTATTCACAAGCACACGCTTTTCGATGTCATCGTTCATAATCGCCGGCCGGGCCTGGGAGTAGGAGCTGACGCCGTTCCCGTACGACTTCTCTGAAGACATCGAGAAATGGTTGGAGCGGTTTGAGGAGTCAGAACGAGGGTGGATGATGCTCTTCTTGGTTTCCAGACCGAAGTTCACTGCAAGGAGaataagacaaaacaaataagaTTCACATTCTCTTGCTGCTTTTATTTCTAACTCTGTTCACCTACACCTGAACAAACAACGTACCATTTTTCTTGCTCTCATGTCCTTCGCTGTACTCGCTGGCTCTGGACTGAGCTCCATGAGGCGGGGATCTCGCTCCCTGAACAGCAGGAGATCTGACCCCGTTTCCTGGAGTCCTGGGGCCGAGACCGGGCGACCTGCTGTCCAGACCAGGCAGCTTTTCCTCCGAGTTCTTTTTGATGAAGTTGGCCAGCACGGGACTGAACGCTTCCCGGCCGACGCACACCAACACGGGGGGGCAGGTCATCAGGCTCTGCACGTTGTCGATCTGGAAACAAAGTCACCGGAGtaagtaaataaaaagtaaatattaatCTTCTCTGAGCGATCAAATACAAATCCCTTCTTACCTTGCGTCCCTCTGCAGTGTAGAGCTTGCGAACGTGAAACTGCATCACCTCTGACACTTCATCCAGAAACGCCCCGAGGCTCCTGGTGGACCTCCTGCTCAGCACCACGCTCCTCCTCGTGCCCGGCTCGCTGTTCTTCACCAGCAGGATCCGCCGCTGCCTGTAGGGCAGATGGTTGGGTGGTGTCGTGGACGAGCTCTCGGGCCGCTGGGGTCGGCGGTTGTGATGGGACCAGATGCTCGGGCGTTTGCTTGCCAGCTCCATGTTGATCGGCTTAGCCTGGCGCCGGTCAGAGCACAGGTAGCAGCCGCCGTCCTGGAGCTGCTCGAGGTGTTGGATGGTGTTGGTGCCACGGGGAGTGGTTACAGTCCGCACACCAAACGGAAGGGGCACCTGTGTGGGGACAATATATATACTTCTTATATAGTATAgaatctgtctgtctatctattcTAAATATCTGCAGCCTCCCAGTCGGCTTCAATAGAAATCTCGACCTCCCAGCTCCCGTCCCACTGACCTTTTGGGAAAGGTCGTCCAGCAGGGCGTCGAAGCATTTGAAGCTGCGCCTGTGGACGGCCATCCTGACGCCCCCGAACTGGCTGTCGCCGCTTTTGTAGAAGGTGATCCGCTTCGCCGGGCAGTCTGTGGTCCCGTGGGCGAGGCGCACGTCAGAGGGGGGTGGTGAGGCGAGGGGCGAGTCATGTTTAGAAGGGGCCCGGGGGTCCCACATCCCTACCTGGACTGAATGCATGCTGCGTTCTCACACACAACtgagggagacacacaaacacacaacagtaaaTCTAGAGAAGTCATCACAAGGCAAAACGTACATATGAAGAACcagagcattcaggtgagggcCGGAACCTGCTGATGATCAAGCAGGACAAGTTCTCCCAtcctaaaataaaatataacatataaaGAAACACTGATCACATTTCAAAATTGGGACAAAAGACCAAAAGACTGGCTTCAACTTCCTGCCTGGAACAGTCACATAATAATTGGGCCCTACACGCAGGGACGTTAAGGACAGAGCTTCCCACGGATATATTTAGTGAAGCAGAAATCCAATTTTAGAGCTTGCATAATATACAGTAAGTAATTCATCCCCTTCCACTTTGTGTTATAAGCTCACAATGTACTCGTCAACACCCCGGAGGGACACCTTGTATTCAGCAAAATGTTAATAATCATCATAGAGACTTTTATTAGCTTTTATAAAAAGGGGAATGTTCCAACAGGCTTATCAGGGTTTTAAGTCCCATGAGACAAGACTTCAGGCCAAAGCAGTGATCTTAGCTGTGGACGTTCCCAAGGTGACAGTCTGTCCTCCTTAATCCCCCTTCAGTTCCTGAACTACCTAACATCTAAcatccgtccatccgtccatccgtccatccgtccataCCCATTCATTTACAGTATTATTATCCCAGCCGTTCTTCTTGTTCAAACTCCAATGTGCAGTTTTCCACTACCCACTAAATGTGCTGCTTAATTTCATCAATAACTGATTGTTAAAATGTCAAGAGCATATTTTCTCAGAGACGAAGGCCATGAATTAAAATTATTTGCAGTGATATCCAAAAATATCCTCTTATACTATTATGTGCCACGGTAAATTCTCAGATTTAAGAAGCCGTAAGTGAGGAAAGTTTGGCAACATCTCTTCCAATGCACTTTGGAGTTTTGTTTTCAAAGGTGCTACATAAAaagttattataaatattaaaacacgAGCAAAACTACATTTGAACAACAGGTTGGACACATGTATCAGCAACATGTTAAGGCACATATAACAATTTGTAACACTTTCTACAACCTTTGTACCATTTTGACATCATTAAAAAATTTCTATCATCATTCACCAATTTAACACAACTTAAACCAACATATAACTATTTAAGAACATTTTCTATCATCATGTCGACCAGGAACCATGTTGAGTTCACCTCCATCTATAATGGACACTACTCACATATTCACGAATCATGGTCCAAGGTTGTGGGAAAAAACTGGAGGgaagctgtgtgtgtccgtggagtgtgtgtgtgtgtgtgtgtgtgtgtatgtatctctgtctgcagcctgtGATGAGATGTAGCTGCACAGTGAGCCCCCCCGGCTCTACAGCTCTCAAGGTAAAATGGCAGGTCGGTAATCAGGtgcacagaggagggagggagggaggaggaaaaagaggagaggacaggaggggaGAAGGCTAAGGATAGAACGAAAGCCTGCTTAAGAACcggtatgtctgtgtgtgtgtgtctgtgtgtgtgtgtgtgtgtgtgtgtgtgtgtgtgtgtgtgtgtgaaagaaggACGGGGTTGCTATGGTGAGGCCAGGATGGTGGTGACACAAGAGAGGTTCTTATGTACACAGCACCTGACCTGGAAAGGAGGAGCACGCTGATGAAGGTTTTTCTTTATCTCACAGGGGCGGTGTTTCAACGAGGATGATCAGGAAGTGTAGTtatcaaagacaaacacactaaaGACCTGTTTAGGTGAATATAACTGAACTGCTCCTGCAGTTAGAGTTTGATCAGTGAGGAGGATCGGACCTTTTTGGGGAGTTAATCTGACTTGAGTGGTCGACAGATACAAGCTTTTACTTCAGATCAGATAAATCTCACATTCTCAGCAGGTATTGAGCCATCTTTgtttctcttacacacacacacacacacacacacacacacacacaaacatacacatgcacacgcacacacacaggcacacacacgtcTCAAGTTGGAGAGGATTGTAATTGCAATCTGTCTGACAGCAGGGAGCCGCCTGTGGGGAAAACACTGAGAAACACCAACTTCTCCTATTGAACCCTGTTGTGGCAAAACAATTATAACGATGGTTGTTATTTGAAAATTGATATAATGACAACATGAGCATCACAATAACAAAATCTGTCAATAAAAGTCGTATATCcttcagtcaaataaaagtaGAAATACTGTAATGGAATAATACGCCCCATGCCAGTcttttatatattacattatattatataggAACAATATTAAGAACCTCTTTCAGGTTACACAGTCTTTTGAACTGttactcaaataaaaacaagataacTTGGGTAAACTTTATGTTCCAAtcaaacactgtaaataaagatggatgacatgtctccattgactcctcccactatccataATGGCCGCCATGTTGTGGAtttagagccagagtctgtgcaggagGAATCAGGGCTTGAGCCGCAGCAACGAGGTCCCGCCCATTTAcacgtgctcgaccaatcatga from Platichthys flesus chromosome 22, fPlaFle2.1, whole genome shotgun sequence includes these protein-coding regions:
- the rp1l1a gene encoding retinitis pigmentosa 1-like 1 protein codes for the protein MHSVQVGMWDPRAPSKHDSPLASPPPSDVRLAHGTTDCPAKRITFYKSGDSQFGGVRMAVHRRSFKCFDALLDDLSQKVPLPFGVRTVTTPRGTNTIQHLEQLQDGGCYLCSDRRQAKPINMELASKRPSIWSHHNRRPQRPESSSTTPPNHLPYRQRRILLVKNSEPGTRRSVVLSRRSTRSLGAFLDEVSEVMQFHVRKLYTAEGRKIDNVQSLMTCPPVLVCVGREAFSPVLANFIKKNSEEKLPGLDSRSPGLGPRTPGNGVRSPAVQGARSPPHGAQSRASEYSEGHESKKNVNFGLETKKSIIHPRSDSSNRSNHFSMSSEKSYGNGVSSYSQARPAIMNDDIEKRVLVNKDGSLSVEMRVRFRLHNDETVHWSTQIKKSPSLTNDCCPLSQVQPHYLNNGQSESCSDPDSMSFDPEVVDYSSQPVQHALEANHCPCCYQRPEQHYDLWENPAHTRKQPLVPPPHPLTSSHTRRRHTNSSSSSSSCNSRRVVHRRAQLSSCGGGSGSEQSQLIQQEMCVTEQVEHTVEVEQDGDNHIEVCRVSRCHSRSEVVTRDSNHRPLSSKSGEEEVMIEEEQERPQSAVSCSSNVLQSLEEDQDEEEEDLPPSASRCHHSDEPSPSPSSKISTVKKHKGGEERASSAVSAASSCCCGSVTQLPTAEAEEMDRAPSSKSKVSRASCRSGRTGLSTSSKKSGASTVCPDCGGCKQGATSNPGSPQHKKENGSSDSNDDTSEDSAGSTQSNKSNLTNCGRNSAESNVLECRASSAVSRASSPEVKEEERATSAISAASHTSNRSHRSGRNGATGVIVDKEEGRSLSNMSARSRKSKTPDARTTKEAEAENDGERAISSLSVKSGVSAKTGTSVKSHKSNCPLKSNAASPTDNTAVEEEVTRKKSPSSLSERPHSALSAKSNVTAKSNASHRSACSRCAQVKSPGAEEATREEEGTDGQNRTASAMSVKSNLSVKSNNSHKSTKASERSLSPRAEAQGEERPASQMSARSVKSTNGSVKSSKSRKSHCEGNETEASLSSKVEEEPEETQGEMVEEETQHEPDRASARSTMSHRSKMSNKNTGDANERTASVLSGKSALSEKSHHSKTDVDRSPSAASGKSRKSKCSAASPHGDEQPTETEERVASAMSVKSKSSARSNLQSASPGPNAVTINSAEEVEEEGKETTERAPSAASAKSEKSHVSSNHSGRKAPAAPRSRQSSARQLVPGSGLGEMRGSSALSVSSATSAKSGRSKCRCGAASGEDQKEGNDEEASEQAASVLSSSSKRQRRDSGGTEQPLSRCSSGSVSLGLPEDQEAADSDSGKSSFSFCTNTESKGRVKTAASEGPKTQRGSAVKKDVDIPTIKTPGGGDGRDEEDGGEQNAERAASAISTKSGRSQKSSPSRSAKVTENNLQTESESKTINLSANNNRTSSSMSSSSAKVRNKSPASANAAKTPVGDSSSNDAGNISEVKGQEDVAASAHSKSPCCLRPESAASAQSGSKTKVRSVKGRESRSKAGSNGGDVETLVKSSDPCALPDSRPGSKVESETTLSHSVSAADLLKETMTACPDRPESKASKTSDRTGGEKSPKSQRKRNQKEKKPDLTPACLPNASPNEVVNDWLRSIPANSSMLALGDELEEGEQEAQEKPGEEEVAQVEESPEDDKVDEEEKVESEEKQNSDPAPGDETVASCPTGLESADSLARNLHPSVAVMKVLLSSSLGRCRSLPEVSPVYGRRLSTSARGLLDSLAQLQLIEPALSPGRDLQKNPNHQYDEIMTILQSLWLTGPSDTEFKKGKDIGKEQVTPPRSSSGVGMSSGSGGSGKENGNKDGHETPPKEIESLPEVQVPSEDQSTLPQSLDSPKATENPSSSDKSSANDSSKSPTDNEQEPLDDTSSGTPSTVLRAPLSEKLSQDPDPVWVLHLLKKLEKQFINHYINAMAEFKVRWDLDDSLILDTMMSELKEEVSRRIQSSIEREIRKIKGRAGRGGRSPRPPQGAHLSRESTVTEKRRRILKVMKNQSVKTTDSVSDGEMEGDFSDQRSDDEYCPCDACVRKKMDARPLVVNPLAANAPVAMEFDLLKILQLKKSPEPAPVAVHQSAELEGEEGRNLEVVQEEEEEEEEETKEDIKAVFVLEDMIPEEDEEEAEGQTEDEEKVEKEENSEDGKEQEEGVKEGEETGEEGAQGNGEEEEGEGQTEEEEKVEREENSEDGKEQEEVEKEGEETGEEGAQGNEEEEEEGEAECQCECDRNEEESDKAEEEEEAEETGDNTGEDEVEDDEDETGTGEEESDLETVKEAAVGKGETTEGQEEEEEEEECEASDSKPVEEETTEKESGEEEAEDEEDGEDGGGEEESHEEGEGGESEEQEGPPPQDQGLTEGEEADAEDSDTDKKSPSDTSADEVVAGTTGDEEEKEAGGGDAVEEFKPEEEEEEEVNSSRKEEGALLHQFTRTSVESQPGSLEDIHTDSAPVSTIEVPKMGSTGGGASPKRSRSPGRVKCRKPKDRDMDLDDY